Within the Gimesia sp. genome, the region GGAGAAGCCGGCACCTTTTCCGACGGGCAGGCCGATGTTGGCGATGAGCGTGTCAATTTCTTCAGGCGGCACAATCTCTTTGACGGTCTCTTCGATGCTGGCGACCAGTTTTTCGGTTTCTTTCAGCTCGGTGCCGGGAAGTGTTTTGATTCGGATTTCAAAGGTGCCCGCATCGACGTCGGGAAAGAGTTCAGTCCCGAGTCGGGGCCAGAGCAGGAAGCTGGTTCCGACGGCGACGATGATCAGCAGTCCGCTGAGTGCGGGGGCTTTCAAGATATCATTCAGAAATCGTCCATAAATGCCGTGCGGCTGGGAGTCATTCTGGGTAGATGATTCCAGTGAGTTATCTGCAGAGGTTTGTTTCTGAACGCGTTCCCGAACGAAGGTGGCACAGAACGCGGGGACGACAGTCAGGGCCAGGATGTATGAAGCGCCGATGGTGAACGTGGCTGCCAGCGAGAGCGGTTCAAACAGGTATTTAATCATGCCGGTCAGAAAGACCGCGGGGAGAAATACGGCCAGCGTGGTGATGGTACCCGCCAGGATGGCCCCCGAGACTTCCATCGTCCCTTCCCGGGCCGCTTCGAGTGCCGATTTTCCCATCCGCTGGTGACGTATGATATTTTCGACCACCACAATGCCGGCGTCTACGACGGTGCCGATCGCCAGGGCAATCCCGCCGAGCGTCATGACGTTAATCGTCTGTCCGGTAAAAGCAAATCCCAGACCACCGATCAGAATGGATAACACGATCATAGAGACAATAATCAGTGTCGGCAGGAAGCGGCGGAGAAACACAAACACAACCGCGGCGACCAGGAGCGCGCCCAGGCCGACCTGACTGTAGAGGTTGCTCATGGCTTTGCGGATGTAATGCGACTGGTCCGAGACGAGCGTGACTTCGGTCGCTTCCGGGATGTCCCCCCGTTCTTTCATCTTGGGGATTTCGGTGGAGATCCCCTCGTAGATCCGGTCGACAACCGCGATCGTGTTCTCGCCCGGCTCCCGCAGCAGCGGACAGTAGACGCTTCGTTTGCCATTCACGCGTACGATGTTGTATTGCAGGGCCGCATCGTCTTTCACTTCGCCCAGATCGCGGATGAAAATCGGTCGGCCATCACGCACGGCGACCGGGATCGCTTCGATTTCCTCTGTCGTGGGTAATGTGTTTTTGGGATGGATCTGGTAATCGGTGCCACCGACCCGCGCCGTTCCTGCTGCCAGCACCAGGTTGGATTTTTTGAGTGCGTCGACCACATCGGTCGTACTGACATGATGTGCCTGCAGCTTGGCTGGATCGACATAGACCATCATCTGGCGGAACTTTCCGCCGAACGGGTGGGGAATCTGTACCCCTTTCAATCCGCCCATTTTATTACGGACCGCGTAGTAGCCAATGCTGTAGAGTTCCGATTCGCTCAAGCCTTCCCCAGAAATCGCAGCGAGGACTACGGGCAGATTCGAGGGTTCACTGCGGAGTGTAAACGGCCATTCGATTCCGGGAGGCAGGTGAAACATGTCACTGGCTTCCAGGTTGACGATATCGTTCATTGCAGAACTGGGATCAGCGCCGGCCTGGAAGAAGATCTTGATGACGGCGGCACCGGGGACCGTGCGGGATTCCTGGTGCTCAATCTTGCCTGCCAGGGTCAGGGCGCGCTCGACGCGTGAGGTGACCGACTTCTCCATGTCGAGTGTGGGCAGTCCGGGATAAGAGAAGAAGCTGACCACGACTGGTTTTTTGAAGTCGGGCAGAATATCGACCGTGATCCCGGGGATGACGGCGGCTCCCAGCAGGCAGAGCGCGACAGCTCCCGCGAGAACAGCGTAGCGATTCTTGAGTGAAAAGTTGATGAGTCCCATGACGCCCGTACTTTCCTGTTCGTCTCTAAATCAATGAATGTTCGGTGATGAATTCCGGAGTCAGTTCGCTCAGCGCTGGAGTGGTGCGACCTTGTCGCCCGACTGGAATCGCTTGAGATGGGCGTCAATGACCTTCTGGCCTGGAACGATGCCCGCCAGGATTTCAATCGACTGGCCATTGTCGATGCCCGTCGAGACCTGGACGATGGAGACGACGTCATCATCGTTGACGGCATAGACGTAGGCCTGTCCCGAGGATTCATAGCGAATGGCCCGGGAAGGCAATGTGCTGGCCGTAATTTGTGCCGAGAGAGTAATCGTCGCCTGGCCGAACATGCCGGGGAGCAGTTTGCGGTCGGGGTTGGGAACGTCCGCTTCGACCAGCATCGTTCGGGTATGCGGATCGAGGGCGCCTGTAAAGCGGGACACTTTTGCTTTCAGTTCTGCTTCGCCTGCAAACGAGGGGAATCGCAGTGTGACCAGGTCGCCCCGGTTCACCAGAGCCGCTTCTGCTTCCGGGACCGGGATCTGAATGCGGACCTGTTCGATCTGATCAATTACGAACAGGGGTTCTCCTTTACCGACCTCATTTGCTTCACGCACCAGGTCGCCGGGATCAATCGAGCGGGCGGTGATCATGCCGGCGAACGGAGCTTTGATTTGAGAGTACGCCAGCAGTACTTCCAGTTCTTCCAACTGACGTCGTGCGATGGAGGTCTGGGCCTGGGCTGCCTGCAGATCGGCCTGGGCTGATTTCTGTTTCGCTTTAGCAACGACGACCTCCGCCATTGCGGAATTGATTGCCGAGTTCACACTCTGCTGACTGGCGAGTTCGGAATCTCGTTTTTTGCGAACTTCATCCAGAACCCTGCTCTCTAGCGACCTTCGTTTCACCAGGTCACTGGTTCTGGCGAATTCCGCTTCCGCTGCTGCGACGACTGCTTTGACGCGGTTCAATTCCGATTTCGACTGGGCCAGCCTGGCTTCGGCAGACTGAACATTGGCCTGGCTGAGTTCGATTCCCGCTTCGGCCCGTTTTTCTTCTGATTCATACCGGGTAACCTGCGCCTGAAGCACGAGACGCTGCTTCTGCAGTTCTGGTACATCGATGGTGGCCAGTACCGTTCCCTGTTTGACGTAATCGCCGATATCGGCTTTGACCTCGCTCACATAACCGCTCACCTTGGCCCGCAGTTCAGCCTTGTAGTAGGGCAGGATGGTCGCCGGCTGTGTGGTGGTCCGCGTTACCTGTTCCTGTGTCACGGAGATCATTTTTACGGGAACGGGCGGGGTCTTTTTTTTCTGCAGTGTGATTTCTGTTTCTTGAGAGCAGCCTGATAAGGCGGCTGCCAGGCAGAGCGCGCTGATGCAGCGCGTCACCAGAGGCGGGTAAGACATCATGAGCAGTGGACCTTCATTTATGACAAAATGGGAATGTATTGAAAATCTACCATTGAAAAAGGGGAGATTGTAGATGGACGACACTGAATTGCAGATTTTTTGCTGCATTTTTTAACCGGGAATACCTGCATAGGCCGCAAACTCAACCGGATCGGAGCAACTGTCTCAAGGCTTGCAATTCGAATCTGAAACCCGTCGGATCAGCGCGGTTAGTGGGGTGATTCTGCCGATACTTTCGAGACAGGAAGTGTAAATAGCATAAGCGCCAAAACACGGAAGGTTTTACAATGCGTCGACGAGAAGGCAGGTTATGGATGGGATTAGGCCTGGTCTGTCTGAGCGGGTGTTCAACGGTGCAGACCGCATTCCACGGTACTGCTCAGGACAGACCGGAAGTTCCTGACCGCGCCCGCATGATCGCAGAGCAGGATCTGGATGACATCCTGCTGAAGAAGCCCTCCTGTAATACCCGCTATCTGACGAAGAAAAAAGCGAGTCTGGTCAGTTTGCGGCCTCCTGTTCGCTCGGGCGATCATTCCGTAGCCACCACCGAAACGGAAGTCCCCGTGTTCTCAACGCAGAAGGTTCAGTCGGTCAGTCATGAAGACAAACCGCTGGTGCCGGCCGTGGAACAGAAAACAGCCACGTTGATGATTGATGGGAAGGCCTATCGCGTTCAACTGCTGGAAGAAGCCACGGAGCCCGAGCCGAACAGCGCCATCACCACCGCCTCAGCAAATGTCCCTCCCGCACCGGCCGTGCTACCCATTTCGGAATTTGATCAATCCGAACTGAGTCAGTCCCCCATTCCTGCAGAGGATTCTCTACGACTCAATTTACCAACGGCGTTGTCCATGATCGGCGGCGAGCATCCTGCCGTCGGGCTGGCACAATGGAAGGTTCAGGAAGCCTATGCTCGACTGGATCAGGCGAATGTTCTCTGGCTGCCTTCGATTCAGCCCGGGTTCAGCTTTGACCGGCATGATGGAAATCTGCAGCCCAGCGATGGCTCGATCGTGGATGTGAATCGGAACTCATTCCAGTACGGTCTGGGAGCGGGAGCCACGGGGGCCGGCACAACTCCGGTTCCGGGCATCGTCGCTCGATTTCATATGGCTGATGCCATCTTCCAGCCTGAAATTGCCGAGAAAACCGCCTGGGCTCAAAGTCATGCCGTCGATGGTGTACTCAACGAACAGTTGTTTAAAGTTGCCGATGCGTACCTGGAATTGCTGGAAGCAGAACAGGATATTCGCATTCTGGAAGAGACCCGCAAACATACCGCCGGTCTGGCCAAGCTGACTCACGACTTCGCAGCAACCGGACAGGGGCTGCAGGCAGACGCTGACCGGATGAAAACGGAACTCGCGCTGGATGACAACCGGGTTGTCAGTGGACGGGAACGAGTCGAGATCGCTTCGGCACGTCTGTCAGAAGCGCTCAGCGTCGACAGTGGTCAGCGGATTGTTCCCCTGGATGTGACAGTCGTTCCCCTGGATCTGGTTTCTCCCGATCTGGACAAAGGCACGCTGATCAGCACCGGCCTGGCCAGCCGACCCGAATTGAAGGAAGCGCAAACTCTCGTCGCCGTTGCCTGTGAGCAGTATAAACGTCAACGCTATGCCCCGTTTATTCCCAGCGTATTACTGGGATTCAGTAATGGTGGTTTCGGGGGCGGTCTCAGTGACAGCCTCAATAATGTGGGCGAGCGTTACGATTTTGATGCCATCGTTACCTGGGAAATTCGCAATCTCGGCTTTGGAGAAGGTGCCGCCCGCAGGGAGACACAGGCGCAAATCGAGCAGGCCCGGTTCCAGCAGATCAAGGTCCTGGATCAGGTGGCGCGTGAGATCTCAGAAGCGCATGCCCAGGTTGTGCATCGCGCACAAAATATCAGGATCACAAAAGCAGGGATCAAGTCTGCTGAGGAATCTTATGAAAGAAACCTGGGACGGATCCGGGATGGTCAGGGGTTACCCATCGAGGTTCTGCAGTCCGTCCGCGCATTGGAAGCTGCTCAGCGGGCTTACCTGACAGCGGTGATTCAATACAATCAGGCACAGTTCCGTCTGCAATGGGCACTGGGCTGGCCCGTGTTCGCACCAGACGCATCTGCTGAGGATGAATTGAGCATCAGGTAACCTTCGTCTGGCTGTCATTACTCTGCGAATGGCGTATTTCTCAGGCCAGACACGAATAATCCTTTCAAACAGGTTCAGATCTGGCATAATTAAAGAGCTTCAGCCTGGTACCCCTCTGTCGTTCTTTCCCTTCCTGATTATTGTGTGACAGCATGATCTGTATTTCTGTAACTCCCGAATCCCGTAACTTTGCCAAGGTCGATATCCTGAACGCAGCCGCGCAGTGCGACCTCGTGGAACTCTGCCTGGACCGGTTGATCAAGACACCCGATATTGGCGATCTGATCTCAGGTTTCGAAGTGCCGATTCTGGTTTCCTGTCGGCACCCCGAAGAAGGGGGGCAGTTCAAAGGCACGGAAGCGGAGCGGGTCCAACTGCTCAAGCAGGCGATCATCGCGGAGCCGGAATACATTGAGCTGGACCTGGAAACGGCGCGACAGATTCCCCGCTTCGGCAAGACCAAACGGGTCATCACTTACACGAGTCTGAAAAAGCCGCTGTCACAGGTCGATGATATTTTCGACGAAATGGAAGACGCGAAAGCGGACGTGATCAAGTTTACCTGGCCGACTCCCACGCTGCAGACCGCGTGGCCTTTACTGGCGGCAATCAGTCAGAAGCGGGAGATTCCCGTCGTCGGGCTGGGACTGGGCGCAGCGGGGATTACGTTTTCTCTGCTGGGGACGAAATACGGTTCACCCTGGATTTACGCGGCCCTGGAAAAGGGGATGGAAGTTTTCGAGGGGCAGCCGACGGTCGCGGAGCTCAACGAAGTGTTTCACTGTCAGCGTATCACGGCCAAGACCCGTTTCATTGGTGTGGCAGGGCTGGGGGTGACAGAACGGCGGACAGTTGAGGTCATCAATAAAGCCTCTGAGAGACTGGGGCTGGATTATGTCTGTCTGCCGCTGGTGATCAACGACTTCAAACAGGTGCATAAGATGCTGGGGATTCTCAAAATCCGTTCGCTGGTAGTCAGTCCGCGGATGGGGGAATTCATCCTGCCTTTGGCCGAACATCTGGAAGAGTCTTCACAGAAGACCGGCTATGGCGATCTGCAGCTGAATCAGGCGGATGGCTGGCATGCTTACGATACCGTTCGACGGAGTGCGATCCGGAGCCTGGAGACAACGCTCGGGGCAGGCACTGATGGAGACAGTTCTGTCTTTCAGCGGAAGAACATTCTGGTGCTGGGACAGGGTGGGCTGACGAAGGCCATCGTCTACAGTCTGACCCAACTCGGCGCTGTCGTGAGTGTCACTTCACCCAACGATCGTGCGGCGCAGGGAATCGCGAAGACGTTTGATGTGCGATATGTGCCGTTTGCAACGATCTATGACACGCTGAGTGACATCGTGATTCAGACCGATCCTGAATTGCAGCTGGGACCCGGCAAGTTGAATTTCAATCCCTCCTATCTTCGTGAGACCATGACGGTGATGGATATCAGCCATCTGCCCGAAGAGACGGAGTTGATCCGTGAGGCGGAGAACCGGGGCTGTGAAGTGGTGTCGGTGGATGAAGTCTATCGTCGGCAGTTGAATCAGATTTTCAAGGCGATTACCGGCCAGGAAATCCCGGACGAGATTTTCACCAGCCGGAGCGAATACACGCGGTGAGGCGGGGTGCCTCGTCGCGTTAGTTTGCCTGGTTGCGGTTGGCAGCTGGGAGCTTGAGCAGGCGCAGGCCGTTGAAAATGACGAGCAGGGAAGCACCCATGTCGGCAGCGATCGCAGCCCAGAGGGAAGCGTGATTGACGGCCATCAGGATCACGAACAGAACTTTGATGCTCAACGCAAAGATGATGTTCTGACGGATGATCTTCAGCGTGCGGCGTGAATGATGAATCAGCCAGGGAATCTTGGTCAGGTCGTCGGTCATCAGCGCGATATCAGCCGATTCAATGGCGACGTCACTGCCCGCGGCGCCCATGGCGATGCCCAGGCTCGAACGTCCCATCGCAGGTGCATCGTTAACGCCGTCTCCGACCATGGCGACATGCTCATATTCATTGACCAGGGACTCAATAACCGTGAGCTTTTCTGCGGGAAGCAGCTCTGCATGCACCTGATCCAGGCCGATCTCCCGGGCGACGGCTTGCGCGGTGCCCTGGTTGTCTCCCGTCAGCATGACCAGTTGCTCGATCCCCGTGGCGTGCAGCTCACGAATGACAGTTGCGGAGGTGTCGCGCACGCGGTCTGCCAGCGCGATGAAGCCACAGACGTGTGTGTCATTACCCACGACGACGACGGTCTGTCCGCTGGCAGAGAGTTCCTCCAGCTGCTGATGCACTTCGGCCGTTTCTTCTTTTCGTTCTTCCAGGTAACGGTGCGAGCCGA harbors:
- a CDS encoding efflux RND transporter periplasmic adaptor subunit — its product is MMSYPPLVTRCISALCLAAALSGCSQETEITLQKKKTPPVPVKMISVTQEQVTRTTTQPATILPYYKAELRAKVSGYVSEVKADIGDYVKQGTVLATIDVPELQKQRLVLQAQVTRYESEEKRAEAGIELSQANVQSAEARLAQSKSELNRVKAVVAAAEAEFARTSDLVKRRSLESRVLDEVRKKRDSELASQQSVNSAINSAMAEVVVAKAKQKSAQADLQAAQAQTSIARRQLEELEVLLAYSQIKAPFAGMITARSIDPGDLVREANEVGKGEPLFVIDQIEQVRIQIPVPEAEAALVNRGDLVTLRFPSFAGEAELKAKVSRFTGALDPHTRTMLVEADVPNPDRKLLPGMFGQATITLSAQITASTLPSRAIRYESSGQAYVYAVNDDDVVSIVQVSTGIDNGQSIEILAGIVPGQKVIDAHLKRFQSGDKVAPLQR
- a CDS encoding type I 3-dehydroquinate dehydratase; the encoded protein is MICISVTPESRNFAKVDILNAAAQCDLVELCLDRLIKTPDIGDLISGFEVPILVSCRHPEEGGQFKGTEAERVQLLKQAIIAEPEYIELDLETARQIPRFGKTKRVITYTSLKKPLSQVDDIFDEMEDAKADVIKFTWPTPTLQTAWPLLAAISQKREIPVVGLGLGAAGITFSLLGTKYGSPWIYAALEKGMEVFEGQPTVAELNEVFHCQRITAKTRFIGVAGLGVTERRTVEVINKASERLGLDYVCLPLVINDFKQVHKMLGILKIRSLVVSPRMGEFILPLAEHLEESSQKTGYGDLQLNQADGWHAYDTVRRSAIRSLETTLGAGTDGDSSVFQRKNILVLGQGGLTKAIVYSLTQLGAVVSVTSPNDRAAQGIAKTFDVRYVPFATIYDTLSDIVIQTDPELQLGPGKLNFNPSYLRETMTVMDISHLPEETELIREAENRGCEVVSVDEVYRRQLNQIFKAITGQEIPDEIFTSRSEYTR
- a CDS encoding TolC family protein is translated as MRRREGRLWMGLGLVCLSGCSTVQTAFHGTAQDRPEVPDRARMIAEQDLDDILLKKPSCNTRYLTKKKASLVSLRPPVRSGDHSVATTETEVPVFSTQKVQSVSHEDKPLVPAVEQKTATLMIDGKAYRVQLLEEATEPEPNSAITTASANVPPAPAVLPISEFDQSELSQSPIPAEDSLRLNLPTALSMIGGEHPAVGLAQWKVQEAYARLDQANVLWLPSIQPGFSFDRHDGNLQPSDGSIVDVNRNSFQYGLGAGATGAGTTPVPGIVARFHMADAIFQPEIAEKTAWAQSHAVDGVLNEQLFKVADAYLELLEAEQDIRILEETRKHTAGLAKLTHDFAATGQGLQADADRMKTELALDDNRVVSGRERVEIASARLSEALSVDSGQRIVPLDVTVVPLDLVSPDLDKGTLISTGLASRPELKEAQTLVAVACEQYKRQRYAPFIPSVLLGFSNGGFGGGLSDSLNNVGERYDFDAIVTWEIRNLGFGEGAARRETQAQIEQARFQQIKVLDQVAREISEAHAQVVHRAQNIRITKAGIKSAEESYERNLGRIRDGQGLPIEVLQSVRALEAAQRAYLTAVIQYNQAQFRLQWALGWPVFAPDASAEDELSIR
- a CDS encoding efflux RND transporter permease subunit, which translates into the protein MGLINFSLKNRYAVLAGAVALCLLGAAVIPGITVDILPDFKKPVVVSFFSYPGLPTLDMEKSVTSRVERALTLAGKIEHQESRTVPGAAVIKIFFQAGADPSSAMNDIVNLEASDMFHLPPGIEWPFTLRSEPSNLPVVLAAISGEGLSESELYSIGYYAVRNKMGGLKGVQIPHPFGGKFRQMMVYVDPAKLQAHHVSTTDVVDALKKSNLVLAAGTARVGGTDYQIHPKNTLPTTEEIEAIPVAVRDGRPIFIRDLGEVKDDAALQYNIVRVNGKRSVYCPLLREPGENTIAVVDRIYEGISTEIPKMKERGDIPEATEVTLVSDQSHYIRKAMSNLYSQVGLGALLVAAVVFVFLRRFLPTLIIVSMIVLSILIGGLGFAFTGQTINVMTLGGIALAIGTVVDAGIVVVENIIRHQRMGKSALEAAREGTMEVSGAILAGTITTLAVFLPAVFLTGMIKYLFEPLSLAATFTIGASYILALTVVPAFCATFVRERVQKQTSADNSLESSTQNDSQPHGIYGRFLNDILKAPALSGLLIIVAVGTSFLLWPRLGTELFPDVDAGTFEIRIKTLPGTELKETEKLVASIEETVKEIVPPEEIDTLIANIGLPVGKGAGFSTVLSSNSGPDTAYLIVNLKQDNRSTSTKIYIQQLRQKLAEKYPLEQFLFVSGGIVNLALNEGVPTPINVQVAAGTLDQCRNAAEKVVAAVQQIPGTEDVQIAQSLDYPQFDIQVDRTRAKYLGVDQEEVAQTVLTALGSSVGYSPTIWIDPKSGVDFFMGVQYKSNEFQTLDEVRNIPLSLSTPTGPVTIPLSNIATVKRVTIPGEIAHYNISRVNDVYVNVAGRDVGSVAQDIRNTLKQLEFENGVSTTIRGPVETMQTGMSLLGTGLIVAGTLVYLVLMAQFRSFVDPLIIMLAVPLGLGGVLLILYLTDTYINIQSLMGTLMMIGVVVNNSILLVEFANQRRREGLTPREAALSAAQVRLRPILMTSLTLVASMLPLSFQLSPGNEAMIPLARALLGGMVVSTLLTLVLIPCVYSLVHRPQAKASS